A single region of the Desulfocurvibacter africanus subsp. africanus DSM 2603 genome encodes:
- a CDS encoding DUF2087 domain-containing protein gives MSRTPLPLNAGDISAFARSLRSQLADCERTPSHVELLNMLARSAGCRNFQHLRAQLVARDQLDGPKPTPAPVDYVQVRRLARLFDASGHLLRWPTKFSQRAPCLWVLWSRIPPRQTFTEKQINELLLANHLFGDHALLRRELYDNGLVTRSMDCREYRRIERQPPPGACALIRHLGTRTQPERIKQGHSPCPRREDATVMRQAESSLLTPEAETPNQRV, from the coding sequence ATGTCCAGAACTCCCCTGCCGTTAAACGCGGGCGACATCTCCGCCTTCGCACGGTCACTTCGTAGCCAGCTCGCTGATTGCGAGCGCACGCCCAGCCACGTCGAGCTGCTGAACATGCTCGCTCGGTCGGCCGGTTGCCGGAACTTCCAGCACCTGCGGGCGCAGCTTGTTGCCCGTGACCAGCTCGACGGCCCCAAGCCGACGCCCGCGCCTGTCGATTATGTCCAGGTCCGGCGCTTGGCGCGTCTATTCGATGCCAGCGGTCATCTGCTGCGTTGGCCGACCAAGTTCAGCCAGCGAGCACCGTGTCTGTGGGTCCTCTGGTCGAGGATCCCGCCACGGCAGACCTTCACTGAAAAGCAGATCAACGAACTGCTCCTGGCCAACCACCTGTTCGGCGACCACGCCCTGCTGCGCCGCGAACTCTACGACAATGGACTGGTGACGAGGAGCATGGACTGCCGGGAGTACCGGCGCATTGAGCGCCAGCCTCCTCCTGGGGCCTGTGCCCTGATTCGTCACCTGGGAACGCGCACGCAGCCCGAACGCATCAAACAAGGGCACAGCCCTTGTCCAAGGCGGGAAGATGCGACCGTGATGCGACAGGCTGAAAGCAGTTTGCTAACGCCGGAAGCGGAGACGCCAAATCAGCGCGTGTGA
- a CDS encoding molybdopterin-dependent oxidoreductase, with product MTRIVKTACTRHCSDGCALCVEFPSQGRPRIRGNPDHPFTAGVICAKTARYFELIDSPTRITTPLVRDGEEFRQASWDEALDLVAARLQALRATPERIMHVWYYASFGVLAQASRRLFGSLHASGFTGSPCLSAGAQATIQDFGAVRGADLSEFLKAARIVNWGRNVQAQSPHLNLLLRKARRSGISVLAVHVGDQAQAGECDRHILVRPGTDRFLAAAVLKLLMERGAVSRQALDRSANWDVLERLLRSLDYGRLLDQCGAREADAELLADWYGRAEPVATLLGRGLQRYTLGGENVRFVNALAMASGHVGKPGGGIFFDQGDLGILDYSWAKAGGSPARTFRFTHLAQDVERADPPVDMIWVEGMNLVTQGQDSQALAGMLRQRFSVVVAPFMTDTAECASVILPPALMLETEDICKGALHDCVLHAAQVLQPRGEARSNFDIAASLAARLDLEFPTAEEVMRNALRAPAMHTSLEELRERGWAKAPDRGIPWADGHFAHPDGKYRFPEALHEEPPAPMGYPLRLLSLIRKDHLLSQIPEEDQIGLPTAYVSPDCATLAELDLSKPVFLSTPLGRLQVRLELQPGLHPEVVLYPRGDWLKCGRGVNRLIEPREADFGGQAAYYSQQARLENWPDLAPE from the coding sequence GCCGCGCATACGCGGCAACCCTGACCATCCGTTCACGGCCGGGGTCATCTGCGCCAAGACGGCCCGCTACTTCGAGCTGATCGACAGCCCGACGCGCATCACCACCCCGCTCGTCCGCGACGGCGAGGAATTCCGGCAGGCGTCCTGGGACGAGGCCCTGGACCTCGTGGCCGCGCGCCTCCAGGCGCTACGGGCCACGCCCGAGCGCATCATGCACGTCTGGTACTACGCGTCCTTCGGCGTCCTGGCCCAGGCCAGCCGACGGTTGTTCGGATCGTTGCATGCCTCCGGCTTCACAGGCTCACCCTGCCTGTCCGCGGGTGCGCAGGCTACCATTCAGGACTTCGGAGCCGTGCGCGGGGCCGATTTATCAGAGTTCCTAAAGGCCGCACGCATCGTCAACTGGGGCCGCAATGTGCAGGCCCAATCCCCGCATTTGAATCTGCTGCTGCGCAAGGCTCGCCGATCCGGCATTTCGGTGCTGGCCGTGCACGTCGGCGATCAGGCGCAAGCCGGCGAGTGCGACCGGCACATCCTCGTACGGCCGGGCACGGACCGTTTCCTGGCCGCTGCCGTGCTCAAGCTGCTCATGGAGCGCGGGGCCGTGTCGCGGCAGGCTTTAGACCGTAGCGCCAACTGGGATGTGTTGGAACGGCTGTTGCGTTCGCTGGACTACGGTCGACTGCTGGATCAGTGCGGCGCGCGGGAGGCGGACGCCGAACTCCTGGCCGACTGGTACGGCCGTGCCGAGCCCGTGGCCACGCTCCTGGGCCGTGGCCTGCAGCGATACACTCTGGGTGGCGAGAATGTACGCTTCGTCAATGCCCTGGCCATGGCCTCCGGCCATGTGGGCAAACCCGGCGGCGGAATCTTCTTCGACCAGGGCGATCTGGGCATTCTGGATTACAGTTGGGCCAAAGCCGGTGGCTCCCCTGCGCGAACCTTCCGCTTCACGCATCTGGCCCAGGACGTCGAGCGAGCCGACCCGCCCGTGGATATGATCTGGGTTGAGGGCATGAACCTGGTCACCCAGGGTCAGGACAGTCAGGCCCTCGCAGGCATGCTCAGGCAGCGCTTCAGCGTAGTTGTGGCCCCGTTCATGACCGACACGGCGGAGTGCGCCAGCGTCATCCTGCCGCCGGCGCTCATGCTGGAGACCGAGGACATCTGCAAGGGCGCGCTGCACGACTGCGTGCTGCACGCGGCGCAGGTGCTTCAGCCGCGCGGCGAGGCCAGGAGCAACTTCGATATCGCGGCAAGCCTGGCCGCACGCCTGGACCTGGAATTTCCAACGGCCGAGGAGGTCATGCGCAACGCTCTGCGCGCCCCGGCCATGCACACAAGCCTGGAAGAATTGCGCGAGCGTGGCTGGGCTAAGGCGCCGGATCGTGGCATTCCCTGGGCCGACGGCCATTTCGCCCATCCCGACGGCAAGTACCGCTTTCCCGAGGCCCTGCACGAAGAGCCGCCCGCTCCGATGGGCTATCCCCTGCGGCTGCTCAGCCTGATTCGCAAGGACCACCTTCTGTCGCAGATCCCCGAAGAGGACCAGATCGGGTTACCCACGGCCTATGTTTCACCGGATTGCGCAACCCTGGCTGAGCTGGACCTATCCAAGCCCGTATTCCTGAGCACTCCTCTGGGTCGCCTGCAAGTGCGCCTGGAGTTGCAACCCGGTCTGCACCCCGAGGTCGTGCTCTACCCGCGCGGCGACTGGCTCAAGTGCGGCCGAGGCGTCAACCGGCTCATCGAGCCGCGCGAAGCTGACTTCGGCGGCCAGGCCGCCTACTACAGCCAGCAGGCCCGGTTGGAGAACTGGCCCGACTTGGCTCCGGAATAG
- a CDS encoding response regulator yields MRVLIVEDDFTSRKLLQMILSPHGECDIAVNGEECIEAFTLALDEGKPYDLVCLDIMMPQKDGHQALKEIRAIERGRGILGASETKVVMTTALDDPKNVVEAYYKGGATSYIPKPLDKNMFLHLLRNLGLIS; encoded by the coding sequence ATGCGCGTTCTCATCGTCGAGGACGATTTCACCAGCAGAAAGCTGCTGCAAATGATACTTTCGCCCCATGGCGAATGCGATATCGCCGTGAACGGCGAGGAATGCATCGAGGCTTTCACGCTCGCCCTGGACGAAGGCAAGCCCTACGACCTTGTGTGCCTGGACATCATGATGCCCCAGAAGGACGGTCATCAGGCGCTCAAGGAAATTCGCGCCATCGAGAGAGGGCGAGGGATCCTGGGAGCAAGCGAGACGAAGGTAGTCATGACCACCGCCCTGGACGACCCCAAAAACGTGGTCGAGGCCTACTACAAGGGCGGCGCGACTTCGTACATTCCCAAGCCCTTGGACAAGAATATGTTCTTGCACCTGTTGCGCAACCTGGGACTGATCAGCTGA
- a CDS encoding Tim44 domain-containing protein: MTKKLATLAAALLLALSTLCATFDAAEAARMGGGRSFGSRPSYSQPAQRQQTPSMNQQRPAQQQQNLGQQAPARRGLFGGMGGFLGGMLAGSLLGSLFFGHPFAGGGMMDFLLIGILIFAGVMVFRMFAARRQQSEYSYAGAAQRQAEAPVDQPSWGGSQWDKLRSAPASGHANGQADSQARPGSNVPGFNEDEFLRGAKMVYTRLQASWDARDLEDIREFTSPEVYAEIARQAAQDPTPSTTEILLVNARLLEVKPQGAQVLATVYFDVLMREDKAQNAPGQVREVWHFLRENDDPKSSWKLEGLQQLEN, from the coding sequence ATGACCAAAAAGCTCGCCACACTCGCCGCAGCCCTCTTGCTGGCCCTGAGCACGCTCTGCGCCACCTTCGACGCCGCCGAGGCGGCCCGCATGGGCGGCGGCCGATCCTTCGGCTCGCGGCCGAGCTACAGCCAGCCCGCGCAGCGCCAGCAGACCCCCAGCATGAACCAGCAACGGCCCGCCCAGCAACAGCAGAACCTCGGCCAACAGGCCCCCGCGCGCCGCGGCCTCTTCGGCGGCATGGGCGGATTCCTGGGCGGCATGCTGGCCGGCAGCCTGCTGGGGTCCCTGTTCTTCGGCCATCCCTTCGCCGGGGGCGGCATGATGGATTTCCTGCTCATCGGCATCCTGATATTCGCCGGCGTCATGGTCTTCAGGATGTTCGCCGCGCGTCGCCAGCAGTCTGAATACAGCTACGCGGGCGCGGCCCAGCGCCAGGCCGAAGCTCCGGTGGATCAGCCCAGTTGGGGCGGGTCCCAGTGGGACAAGCTGCGCTCCGCGCCCGCCTCGGGACACGCGAATGGTCAGGCCGACAGCCAGGCTCGTCCCGGCAGCAATGTGCCCGGCTTCAACGAGGATGAGTTCCTGCGTGGGGCCAAGATGGTCTATACGCGCCTGCAGGCCTCTTGGGACGCCCGCGACCTGGAAGACATCCGCGAATTTACCTCTCCCGAGGTCTACGCGGAAATCGCACGCCAGGCCGCCCAGGACCCCACGCCCTCCACGACCGAAATCCTGCTGGTCAATGCCCGCCTCCTGGAGGTCAAGCCGCAGGGCGCACAGGTCTTGGCCACGGTTTATTTCGACGTGCTCATGCGCGAGGACAAAGCCCAGAACGCTCCCGGACAGGTCCGCGAAGTCTGGCACTTCCTGCGCGAAAACGACGATCCCAAGTCGAGCTGGAAGCTGGAAGGCCTTCAGCAGTTGGAAAACTAA
- a CDS encoding glycosyltransferase family 4 protein → MRIIQVNNVRWFNATSWYALNLSRLLQEAGHEVLVLTLEGTASHSKALEMGLQVRTMDLNTSNPLRLARVFGQLRRLVHDFRPDIVNCHRGESFLLWGHLRFWTGGFALVRTRGDQRLPQASLPNRILHRKVADAVVVTNSAMGRHFRERLGVPTERVHQVLGGVDTHHFRFDAEGRRRIRREYSFADNDFVVGLVGRFDEVKGQRETIQAVAALRRQGLDRFKLMLLGFDSVTSEEQVRSWLNESGLDSHAVITGRREDVPACLSALDGGVVASKWSETIARAALELMACGRPIISTSVGVMPDLVSSHGLVPPGDVQALAKALARLAGDDDYRARLGEEQRATLAELTMDKFLERSLGVYRQALRMAGLKPDPA, encoded by the coding sequence ATGCGCATCATCCAAGTCAACAATGTCCGTTGGTTCAATGCCACATCCTGGTACGCCCTGAACCTTAGCCGCCTGCTCCAGGAAGCCGGCCACGAGGTGCTCGTGCTGACCCTGGAGGGAACCGCTTCGCACAGCAAGGCCTTGGAAATGGGCCTGCAGGTCCGGACCATGGACCTGAACACATCCAATCCCCTGCGCCTTGCGCGTGTGTTCGGCCAACTGCGCCGGCTGGTGCACGACTTCCGTCCCGATATCGTCAATTGTCATCGCGGCGAATCCTTCCTGCTGTGGGGTCATCTGCGCTTCTGGACAGGCGGCTTCGCCCTGGTGCGCACCCGCGGGGACCAGCGCCTGCCCCAGGCAAGCCTGCCCAACCGCATCCTGCACCGCAAGGTCGCCGATGCCGTGGTCGTGACCAACTCGGCCATGGGCCGCCATTTCCGCGAGCGCCTGGGCGTCCCGACCGAACGTGTGCACCAGGTGCTCGGAGGAGTGGATACGCACCATTTCCGCTTCGATGCCGAGGGCCGGCGCAGAATCAGGCGTGAATACAGCTTTGCAGACAACGACTTCGTCGTGGGGCTCGTGGGTCGCTTCGACGAGGTAAAAGGCCAGCGCGAGACCATCCAAGCCGTGGCCGCTCTACGCCGACAGGGTTTGGATCGCTTTAAGCTCATGCTCCTGGGCTTCGACTCCGTAACCAGCGAGGAGCAGGTTCGCTCCTGGCTGAATGAAAGCGGGCTCGATAGTCACGCGGTCATTACAGGCCGCCGCGAGGACGTGCCCGCCTGCCTGTCGGCCCTGGACGGCGGCGTGGTGGCCTCAAAGTGGTCCGAGACCATTGCCCGCGCGGCTCTTGAGCTCATGGCCTGCGGGCGGCCCATCATCTCTACCAGTGTGGGCGTCATGCCCGACCTCGTATCGTCCCATGGCCTGGTGCCCCCGGGCGATGTGCAGGCTCTGGCTAAGGCTCTGGCACGGCTTGCGGGAGATGACGACTATCGCGCCAGGCTTGGCGAGGAGCAGCGCGCAACCTTGGCGGAGCTGACCATGGATAAATTTCTGGAGCGCAGCCTTGGCGTGTACCGGCAGGCCTTGCGCATGGCCGGACTGAAACCTGATCCAGCCTGA
- a CDS encoding glycosyltransferase family 4 protein encodes MRILQINTEKTWRGGERQTFYTLRGLAAAGVQVELLCRAGAPLVERASALPVRVHPVSGQLGALSFLAGCKGRYDVLHAQTAKGQSLAAFTKPAHRTPLVYTRRVDFRPSGLAARIKYRMTNQIVAISQAIADILADFGLPDVPVIPSAVLPTPAGIEPAVLEARTRPELGLGDRRIIGTIAALVEHKDPLTMVEAVAKLRGLRGEDFAFLHFGDGPLLEQAKSRAKELGLAGTYHFMGFSPQVIDYLRIFQVFVMSSREEGLGSTVLDAFLEGIPVASTEAGGLKELVAGRGLLAPVGDAATLALAMSRLLDETDLRADVVAKARAYVTAHHDLGRLCQEYISLYKTLIGNKSRHDGR; translated from the coding sequence ATGCGCATCCTGCAGATCAACACCGAGAAAACTTGGCGCGGCGGCGAACGCCAGACATTCTATACCTTACGCGGCCTGGCCGCGGCTGGCGTACAGGTCGAACTGCTCTGCCGCGCCGGCGCGCCCTTGGTCGAACGGGCCTCGGCGCTTCCGGTGCGAGTGCATCCCGTATCAGGCCAACTTGGGGCTCTGTCCTTTCTGGCCGGATGCAAGGGCCGCTACGACGTACTGCATGCCCAGACGGCCAAGGGTCAGAGCCTTGCCGCTTTCACCAAGCCCGCGCACCGCACGCCGCTCGTGTACACACGGCGCGTGGACTTTCGGCCCTCGGGCCTGGCCGCGCGCATCAAGTACCGGATGACCAACCAGATCGTGGCCATTTCCCAAGCCATCGCCGACATCCTTGCGGACTTCGGCCTGCCGGATGTACCGGTCATCCCCTCGGCCGTGCTGCCCACGCCTGCGGGTATTGAACCGGCCGTGCTGGAGGCCCGCACGCGCCCTGAACTCGGCCTGGGAGATCGGCGCATCATCGGCACCATCGCGGCCCTGGTGGAGCACAAGGACCCGCTGACCATGGTCGAGGCCGTGGCCAAACTGCGCGGACTGCGCGGCGAAGATTTCGCCTTCCTGCATTTCGGCGACGGCCCTCTGCTGGAACAAGCCAAATCCAGAGCCAAGGAGCTGGGGCTCGCCGGAACCTACCATTTCATGGGCTTCAGCCCGCAGGTCATCGATTACCTGCGCATCTTCCAGGTCTTCGTCATGAGTTCCAGGGAAGAAGGCCTGGGCAGCACGGTTCTGGATGCCTTCCTGGAAGGCATCCCCGTGGCCTCCACCGAGGCTGGCGGGCTCAAGGAGCTGGTGGCTGGGCGGGGGCTGCTGGCCCCTGTCGGCGATGCCGCGACCTTGGCTTTGGCCATGTCGCGGCTGCTGGATGAGACTGACCTGCGTGCGGATGTCGTCGCGAAGGCACGGGCTTATGTCACCGCGCACCATGATCTGGGCCGGTTGTGCCAGGAGTACATCAGTCTATACAAGACGTTGATCGGAAATAAATCACGCCATGACGGTCGCTAG
- a CDS encoding HD domain-containing protein has protein sequence MPGLESHKRWFDAFVDGFRHGDPEDLRNVQLKHEHSLQVLAIAERIAASAAPDSRLHRLCLVAALYHDCGRFPQYVTYRTFNDTESINHGELGARVLRGHPEALEGLDSEGRRLVLGTVFLHNRKSVPTMLPEPLRHMLRVVRDSDKLDIMRVMLEHFDPDKPKNPVATLRLIDDPDRYTPTILDAAMRRVTPDYGQMRWLNDFKLLLLAWSFDLSFAASREVFRERGYLEQLASVLPKRPEFEALLRLVQTYLNNGDGSR, from the coding sequence ATGCCCGGTCTGGAGTCGCACAAACGCTGGTTCGACGCCTTCGTGGACGGCTTCCGTCACGGCGACCCCGAGGACCTGCGCAACGTGCAGCTCAAGCACGAGCACAGCCTGCAGGTGCTGGCCATCGCCGAGCGCATTGCCGCCTCGGCCGCGCCCGATAGCCGCCTGCACCGGCTTTGCCTGGTGGCGGCCCTGTACCACGACTGCGGCCGCTTTCCGCAGTACGTGACCTACCGCACGTTCAACGACACGGAATCGATCAACCACGGCGAACTTGGCGCACGCGTTTTGCGCGGGCATCCCGAGGCGCTGGAGGGGCTGGATTCCGAGGGACGGCGGCTCGTGCTCGGCACGGTCTTCCTGCACAACCGCAAGTCCGTGCCGACCATGCTGCCTGAGCCTCTTCGCCACATGCTGCGCGTGGTGCGCGACAGCGACAAGCTGGACATCATGCGCGTCATGCTGGAGCACTTCGATCCCGACAAGCCCAAGAATCCCGTGGCCACCCTGCGGCTCATCGACGATCCCGATCGCTACACCCCCACCATCCTGGACGCAGCCATGCGCCGGGTGACTCCCGACTATGGGCAGATGCGCTGGCTCAACGATTTCAAGCTGCTCCTGCTGGCCTGGTCCTTCGACCTGAGCTTCGCCGCCAGCCGGGAAGTGTTCCGGGAGCGCGGTTATCTGGAACAGCTAGCATCGGTCCTGCCCAAGCGCCCCGAATTCGAGGCGTTGCTTCGCCTGGTTCAGACCTATCTGAACAATGGCGACGGCAGCCGCTGA
- a CDS encoding glycosyltransferase, whose protein sequence is MSVDTSVIVTTYNQPDYLNLVLASLVMQSDRHFEVIVADDGSQVDNRAIIDRYVSEFGLIISHVWHEDCGFRKTVILNKAIAQSKGTKIIFVDGDCILHRHFIREHKLCLVHGVYCIGRTPRLSRKISAKVSEAGILKGSCQRLTPAMLLDSVFGSTRKIEFGCYLGSGPFFSLAARLKKNTTLWGGNCSVLRKDLLAVNGWNEDFIGWGQEDSELGERLQNLGLKPRQVVYRAINFHLWHPKSDQMAGKHERCAMKLEIKKQGIVSCLKGLNQHLPVTIEERNG, encoded by the coding sequence ATGTCAGTAGATACAAGCGTTATAGTGACGACATACAACCAGCCTGACTATTTAAATTTGGTGCTAGCTTCTTTAGTTATGCAATCAGATCGCCATTTCGAAGTCATTGTGGCTGATGATGGTTCCCAAGTGGACAACAGGGCAATCATTGACCGCTACGTAAGTGAATTCGGATTAATCATTTCCCACGTCTGGCATGAAGACTGTGGGTTTCGTAAAACAGTCATTTTAAATAAAGCTATCGCTCAATCAAAGGGCACTAAAATTATTTTTGTAGATGGCGACTGCATCCTGCACCGCCATTTCATTCGCGAGCACAAGCTCTGCTTGGTCCATGGAGTATATTGCATTGGGCGGACGCCGCGCCTGAGTCGGAAGATCTCTGCCAAAGTCAGCGAAGCCGGAATACTGAAAGGCTCCTGCCAGCGACTCACGCCGGCCATGCTGCTCGACAGCGTATTCGGCTCGACCCGGAAGATTGAATTCGGATGCTATCTTGGCAGCGGCCCGTTCTTCTCCCTGGCTGCACGCCTCAAGAAGAACACCACCTTGTGGGGCGGCAACTGCTCTGTCCTGCGCAAGGACCTGCTCGCGGTCAACGGCTGGAACGAGGATTTCATCGGCTGGGGACAGGAAGATTCTGAACTGGGCGAACGTCTGCAAAATCTTGGGCTTAAACCTCGGCAGGTCGTCTATCGTGCCATCAACTTCCATCTCTGGCATCCGAAGTCCGACCAGATGGCCGGCAAGCATGAACGCTGCGCAATGAAGCTTGAGATCAAGAAGCAAGGTATTGTGAGCTGCTTAAAAGGATTGAACCAGCATCTACCTGTGACTATCGAGGAAAGAAATGGTTGA
- a CDS encoding polysaccharide deacetylase family protein, producing MVERRKRFLVFAYHGLSHADDKYVTTPEMFRRHIAFLLDAGCSFVSMDMLLQWRAGQAELPKKAVALHFDDARDDIIAHAAPLLTSLGIPSTIFVVSAWSAGRLKPQDKDAYSDFLTWRQLRELHETGLFAIGAHGETHCSLKRAGFRRKWREIAGSKRKIEDAVGCTVRHFAAPYNRSSLLCQAMARIAGLASLSVGRSTYNNRGFYPYSIKRFMVTREWDEAFLKQRLEIAWPSE from the coding sequence ATGGTTGAACGCCGCAAGCGCTTCCTTGTTTTTGCCTATCATGGCCTAAGCCACGCAGACGACAAGTACGTCACCACACCTGAGATGTTCCGGCGGCATATTGCTTTCCTGTTGGATGCCGGTTGCTCCTTCGTATCCATGGATATGTTGCTGCAATGGCGGGCTGGCCAAGCCGAACTGCCGAAAAAGGCCGTAGCGTTGCACTTCGACGATGCGCGTGATGACATAATAGCCCATGCAGCCCCGCTGCTCACTTCGTTAGGCATTCCCTCGACTATATTTGTGGTCAGCGCTTGGAGCGCCGGCCGTCTGAAGCCACAGGACAAAGATGCCTATTCGGATTTTTTGACTTGGCGACAGCTTCGGGAGTTGCACGAAACCGGATTGTTCGCCATCGGAGCCCACGGCGAGACTCATTGCAGCCTCAAGCGCGCGGGGTTCAGGCGGAAGTGGAGAGAGATCGCCGGCTCCAAGCGCAAGATAGAGGACGCTGTTGGCTGCACAGTGCGTCACTTTGCAGCACCTTATAACCGCAGCAGCCTGCTCTGTCAGGCCATGGCCCGTATCGCCGGATTGGCGAGCCTGTCCGTCGGCAGATCCACATACAATAACCGCGGCTTTTATCCGTACAGCATAAAGCGGTTCATGGTCACACGCGAATGGGACGAGGCGTTCCTGAAACAACGGCTTGAAATCGCTTGGCCGTCGGAATAG